A single region of the Streptomyces virginiae genome encodes:
- a CDS encoding histidine triad nucleotide-binding protein translates to MAGEPQADCLFCKIVAGQIPATVVRETETTVAFRDINPQAPTHVLVIPKVHYPDAASLAAAEPGVAADILREAGQVALDEKIVEHGYRVVFNTGSGAGQTVFHAHAHVLGGRGLQWPPG, encoded by the coding sequence ATGGCCGGGGAACCGCAGGCCGACTGCCTGTTCTGCAAGATCGTCGCGGGGCAGATCCCCGCGACCGTGGTACGGGAGACCGAGACCACGGTCGCCTTCCGGGACATCAACCCGCAGGCGCCCACACACGTCCTCGTCATCCCCAAGGTGCACTACCCCGACGCGGCCTCCCTCGCGGCGGCCGAGCCGGGCGTGGCCGCCGACATACTGCGCGAGGCCGGCCAGGTCGCCCTCGACGAGAAGATCGTCGAACACGGCTACCGGGTCGTGTTCAACACCGGCTCCGGCGCCGGTCAGACCGTCTTCCACGCCCACGCGCACGTCCTCGGCGGGCGCGGCCTCCAGTGGCCCCCCGGATAG
- a CDS encoding ribonuclease Z has product MSAREFVVLGTASQVPTRHRNHNGYLLRWDGEGILFDPGEGTQRQMLRAGVAAHDIDRICVTHFHGDHSLGLAGVIQRINLDQVPHPVTAHYPASGQKFFDRLRYATAYRETVALREEPVSADGTLAQGPSYTLEARLLSHPVESFGYRITEPDGRRMLPELLARHGIKGPDVGRIQREGRIGAITLDEVSEPRPGQRFAFVMDTRLCPGVDALAEGCDMLVIESTFLDEDERLATDHGHLTAGQAARVARDAGVRHLVLTHFSQRYTDPTEFERQARAAGFEGELTVAADLMRVPLPKRG; this is encoded by the coding sequence GTGTCCGCGAGAGAGTTCGTGGTGCTGGGCACGGCCAGCCAGGTGCCCACCCGCCACCGCAACCACAACGGCTACCTGCTGCGCTGGGACGGCGAGGGCATCCTCTTCGACCCGGGCGAGGGCACCCAGCGCCAGATGCTGCGCGCCGGGGTGGCCGCGCACGACATCGACCGGATCTGCGTCACCCACTTCCACGGTGACCACAGCCTCGGCCTCGCCGGGGTGATCCAGCGGATCAACCTCGACCAGGTCCCGCACCCCGTCACCGCGCACTACCCGGCCTCCGGGCAGAAGTTCTTCGACCGGCTGCGCTACGCCACGGCCTACCGGGAGACCGTCGCGCTCCGCGAGGAACCGGTCTCCGCGGACGGCACGCTCGCCCAAGGGCCCTCGTACACGCTGGAGGCCCGGCTGCTCTCGCACCCCGTGGAGTCCTTCGGCTACCGGATCACCGAACCCGACGGGCGGCGCATGCTGCCCGAGCTGCTCGCGCGGCACGGGATCAAGGGGCCGGACGTGGGCCGGATCCAGCGGGAGGGGCGGATCGGCGCGATCACCCTGGACGAGGTCAGCGAGCCCCGGCCGGGGCAGCGGTTCGCGTTCGTCATGGACACCCGGCTCTGCCCCGGCGTGGACGCGCTCGCCGAGGGCTGCGACATGCTGGTGATCGAGTCGACCTTCCTCGACGAGGACGAACGGCTGGCCACCGACCACGGGCACCTCACCGCCGGCCAGGCGGCTCGGGTGGCGCGGGACGCCGGCGTGCGGCACCTCGTGCTGACGCACTTCTCGCAGCGCTACACCGACCCGACCGAGTTCGAGCGGCAGGCCCGCGCGGCCGGCTTCGAGGGCGAGCTCACGGTGGCCGCGGACCTGATGCGCGTGCCCCTGCCCAAGCGGGGCTGA